The stretch of DNA GAGGTTCTGGAGCCGCTGGGCCCATCGCTGCGCCTCGGCCGCGTCGCCGCGCTCGAGTTGAATAAGGATGATCGCCTGGAGGGTCTTCGGATCGTCGATCTGCGCCAGGTTGCGATTGAGCGTGGCGATGGCCCGGGCCCGATCGCCCTCGTCGATCTGCAGCAGCGCGAGCATGAGCCGCGCATCCATCGGGCAGCACGAGCGCTTGGACCACTCGACGAGATCGAGTTGAGCCTCGACGCGCCGCCCGGCAAGCGTGCGGCAGGCATTGATGAGCAGGCGCGAGGCCGACGTCGGCGCCGCCTGGCGCTCGGCAAAGTCGAGCGCTCCAGCCGTATCGCCGGCCGCGAGCATGGCGCGGGCCTGGCGCTCGCACCGCTCCAGAGGTTTGTGATTGGCGCGGCAGGCGCCCGCCGAGGCCGACGCGGGGGCCCGTTCGCCCAGCGGCGACGGCGCGGCGACCTCAGAAGGTGCGGCGACTTCAACAGCCCGGCCGCGCCGCACACGCCCCCATCCCGCCGTTATTCGACCCAGCATTCCCATAGCCAAGGCTCCGAACCGGCGTCCGCAGACGAGACGCCCCCACACCCATCGGTTCCCGGACCGAGGGGGTTAAGGCGAAAGAGGTAAAATGTGCGGGTTCGGGCGCGCGAGGCGAAGGAGCGGCTTTGACGCTCTTGTCAGCGGCCCTGATCGCCCAGATTGTGGAAAACTACCTAGTTACCCACCGTCCTCGGCGAAAACCGGATTAATTTTGGCTTAAGTTTGGTTTTTGGGCTTGAAGTGCGGCCTTTGATAGGGTATATTCACCGCGAGCGGCGGAGTCCGCGGGTTTGGGCGGCGTGGGAGACGCCGGCCGCTTCGGCCACACGGCCGGGGCGGGAAACACACTGGTCTCGAACGGATTCGAACCGGAGCGGCCATGGTCGGCCAGAGCCCGCGACTCAATTCAGTGCTGTCCGCGCCAGCGCGACCCGTCGGCGCGGGACCCGGCGAGCAGAGCCCGCCTGTCGGACTGGCCGGTCCAGCCCGGCACGCCGCGGGCCGTGGGCGCCTCGCGCAGCACACACAGCCCGCTGATCGAGCCGGTCAGCAGGAGCGGGAGCATGCCACACGACGACCATCGCCATCGCACCGACCGGCGCAGCGCCCGCGGGTGCGGTACGCGCCCGCGCCGCGTCAGCCCGCGCCGCGTCAGCCCGCGCCGCATCAGCCAGCGCCGCACCACGCTGCGCAGCGCACCGATCTCCCCGCCGCCGCGCGCTGCTCCGTTCATCGCTTCGAGGCCCGCAACTGAGAGGCGATGCACCCATGGCCACCCCCCTGCTCATCCTCGGCCCCGGCGGCGACTTCACCTGCGAATATCACCCGGATCCGCGCGGCACGCAACTGATCAAGACCGGCCCCTCGTGGGCGCCGTCCAACGCCGTCGTCGGATGGATCGTGTCATCGCGCCGGCGACTCGCCGGGCATCTGGCGCGCCTCGCGACGCCGGCCGCCGCCGCCACCCACACTTCGGCCCCCCGCACCTCCGTCCTCCACACCTCCGCCGCGCTCCATCAGCCGGCCGGCGCCGCCCGCGCAGCGGATGCAGCGCCTGATCGACTCCATCGAGTATCGGAAAGGAATCGCCATGAATCTCACGCCCAAGCAACTTCGCATCCTTCAGATCATCCGCGACCGGCGCACCCGGTCTGGCTATTCCCCGACGCTGCAGGAAATGGCCGACGAACTCGGCGTCAGCAAAGTCACCGTCTTCGAGCACGTCGAGGCGCTCATCCGCAAGGGAGCGCTCGTGCGCGATCCGAACAAGGCTCGCTCTTTGGCCATCCGTAACGACTCGGTCGTTCCCGATGAAGGACGGCCGATGCGCTTCCCGCTCGTGGGCCGCATCGCCGCCGGCTATCCGATCGAGAAGGTCGAGAACCGCGATGAACTCGATCTCGAAGACTTCTTCGGCCCGCGCCGCGGCCAGTCGGGCGCGGTCTTCGCCCTGCAGGTCGAAGGCGAGTCGATGCGCGATGAAGGCATCTGGGATGGCGACTACGTCCTCATCCACCGCCGCGAAACCGCCCGCAACGGCGAGCGCGTCGTGGCCATGCTGCCCAACGGCGAGACGACGCTCAAGCGCTTCTACAAGGAGCACGGCCGCATCCGCCTCCAGCCGTCCAACCCTGACTTTGAGCCGATCATCGTCAGCGACTGCCAGATCCAGGGCGTGGTGATCGGCGTGATCCGGCGTTACGACTGAGCAGTTTCCCCACGCAGCGATCAGCACTTTCGGCCCCCTGCTGCTCATGGGGCGCCATGCGCCTGCGCGTACCATTTTCTGTCGGTGCTGCGATAGCTTCGCGCTAGGCGGCGCCGCATGGTCAATGAATCCTGCTCAGAAAGGCGCAACAAATGAAAGCAGCGCTGCCCTTTGCCTTCGTCGGTGCGATCGCTCTGTCACTCGCCGCGGTCCTTGCGCCCGGATGCGCGGCACTGGTCGTCGGCGCCGCGGCGGGCGTCGGCACCGTGGCCTACGTCAACGGCGAACTCGACACCGTCGTCGAAGCCAGCCTCGATGACACGTGGGAGGCGACGCAGGCCGCGATCGAGGATCTCGAATTCACCGTAACCGAGAGCAGCAAAGACGCCCTCGCCGCCGAGCAGGTCTCGCGCACCGCCGAGGACAAGAAAATCCAAATCCACCTCAACCGCGAGACGGATTCGACGACGCGCATCCGCATCCGCGTGGATGTGTTCGGCAACGAAGACCTCTCGCGCACGATTCTCGAAGAGATCAAGGATCAACTTTGAGCGTGAAGCCTGCAGGTCGCGACCAGACACTTTGGCGCGCCCGCTGCGCCGAAGCCTCATGACGCGGCCGACGCTCACGCCACGAGAACTCCTCCGGAATTCAGGGGAACTTGAATCGCTTCCCGGGGGTGGCTCGAAGACTCGCTTCACCCCCGTCTGCGGGCGATCACACCCTCGGCGTGCCGACGATCTGCCACGCAGCACGCCCCCGCCATGCCGCTCGCGACTGCACGCGGGGCATTCGGACGGAACTGCGACAGGCTCAGCCCAGCGAAGCGCGACGCCATGCCACGCGTCACCAGAGCCGGTGGAGGGCGACCGACCAAAGCCGTTTTCGGACCTCACAGAAGCGCCGGCTAGAAATCTCGGGCTTCTGCTGCCGAACAAGTCCGGCGGGCGGCACTAAGATTGTTCGGCCATGTTTACCACCATCGTCATCAGCATTCTGTCGGTCGCGCTGGGTGCTCTCGGGGCATGGGTGCTGTTGCGGCGCCTGGCCGGCAACGCGGCGCCGACGGTCACCACCCACGTCATCGCCGAACGGGTGCGAGCCGTGGGCAAGCTCATCGGCCTTGAGGTCATGTCCAAGGAAATCGTGACGCAGACGCGCGGCCTGTCGTGGCTGCCTCCCCTGCTGCTCAGCCAGGCCCGGCTGGCGATGATCTTCTGCTTTGAAAAGCAGTATTTCGTCGATCTCGCCCGCCTGCGCGAGACCAACGTGGAACATCTCGGCGGCAAGCAGTACCGCCTCACCCTGCCCGCCATCGACGGCTCGCTGCGGCTCATCGACGTCACGCCCTACGACATCCAGTCGGGCAAACTGCTGGGCCTGCTCGACGTGTTCCGCATGGACGCCCCGGCGCAGAAGGACCTCATGGTCCGGGCCCAGGATGAAGCCCAGCACCTCTACGAGACGCACGCGCGGCGTTACGAGCAGGAGGCCCGCCTGGCCGTGGTGCGGCAGGTCGTCGGTCTGCTGCAACTGTTCGACATCGACGTCGAGGTGCGCTTTGAGTCGGGCGATTCGCCGGTCCGGGCCGAGACGCAGCCGCCGCGCTCGCTTGCCGCGGCGCCCGCCTGAGATTGCCAAAAGGCTGCGTCCGGGCCGCCAAGCCCGGAAAAAGCAAAGATTCGCGGCCAGTTGAGCGGATTTCCCCTTGCACCATGCGGATATACGGGTATTCTGAAGGTATCTGACCGCCCGACGAAGGCGGTGGTTGCGCGCGCCGGCGTCGCACAGCGTCGGATCAGGCGTCGCAGGTTTCGAACTCGTCCGGCCCCGATCAGGCCCCGAGAGAGGTGTGGTATGCAGAACAATTCGCACAAGTCGATCGCACGGGGCTTCACCCTCGTCGAACTGCTGGTGGTCATCTCAATCATCGCCCTGCTCATCGGGCTGCTCCTGCCCGCGCTGTCGCGGGCCCGCGAGGCCAGCCGCACTGCCACCTGCGCCAACAACCTCAAGCAGGTCGCCACGGCGATGGAGTTGTACGCGGATGACTATCAGGACCTCTACCCGCGCGCCTTGCCGCTGGTCGATCCCTCCAATGCCGATGACCCGGCCGAGTGGAAGATTCCCTGGCCGGCCGAGCAGTGCCCGCTGTACTGGCAGTCGGGCTATGCGTCCATGGTCGTGCCGTATCTCGGCATCCCCGTCAAGAACCCCTTCGACTATTCCCGTCTGCCCGAGCAGTTCGACGACCCGCAGTCGCCCAACCTCAATCCATCCGCCAAGATCACGACCTTCTTCCGCTGCCCGAGCAACAAGATCGACCGCAGCGAACTTGAGAAGCGCAAGTGCGGCTATCCGATCGACTACGGCCTCGCCAACTGGGCCAGCCAGAACCGCCGCCGCGACGTGCATCAAAACCGGCACTTCCTCGCGTCGGACATGACCTGGGGACTGGGATTCGTCAAGGGCAGCGACACCTCGCAACTTAACGCGGAGGCGGATCTGGACGGCTGGTGGCTGCCGTTCATCCACACCGGCGAGTCGCTCAACATCCTCACGCCCGACGCCGCGGTGTCTTCCATGACCAAGACCGAGTTCATCGAACGATTCAAGAACCTGCGCGACGAAGAGGATCCGATCTGACCCGGCTGCACGAGAAAGTTCAACCGTCGGCACGTGGCGCCGGCGTCACCGGTCAACCAGGATGACCAGCCATCCAACGCTGAAGGAGATTTGGGAATGACTGCACGTTCGACTCAACTGCTGGCCGGCTCGCTCGCGGCCGTCTGCTTTGCCTCCGCCGCATTCGCCGCCGCCGAAGGCGTCACCCGGCGCACCGTGATCGTCGAGGAGTTCACCGCGGAGTGGTGCGGCCCGTGCGTGGGCGGCTTCTACGCCATGGAGCGCATGCAGGATCGCTGGGGCGATGAGGTCTCGCTGCTCACCTGGAGCATCGCCGACCGCTATACGCACGGCGACGCCACCCGCCGCCAGGGCGAAGTCGGCGTCAACGCCATTCCCTCGTTCCTCTTCCAGGGCACCTACTTCTCCGTCGGCACGCCCTCGGATCAGACCATCGACACCTATGTGCGCAACAGCCAGAGCCTGCCGACTTCGGGCAGCATCATCGGCCGGTGGAAACTCAAGCCCAACAGCATTGTGCGCGTAGGCCTCAAGTTCCAGGCGGACCAGAACCTGAGCAACTACGAGCTGCGCGTGCACGTGCACGAGTCGAACTGGTTCGTCTTCTGCAGCAACGGTCTGACTCATTACAACAACCACGTGCAGCAGGTCTTCTACGAAACGCTGCCGACCCTGCAGGCCGGCGAGCAGTACACGCTCATCAAGGAATACGACCTCTCGAATAACTCGTGGATCCATGACGTCGAGCAACTCGGCGTCACCGTCTTCCTGCACGACCGCGCGAGCAACCGCAGCGTCAAGGCCGGCTGGGAACTCGGCGCGGTCCACCTCGGCGACCTCGACGGCGATCTGAACATCACCCGCGCCGACGGCGTGCTCTTCCAGCAGCAGATGGGCAAGAACAGCGGCCAGCAGGGCTTCAATCCCGCCGCCGACTGGGATGGCAACGGCACGATCAACAGCATCGATCGCCAGATGTTCCTCGATTACGTCCGCAACGGCGGCATGCGCTGAAGCAGCGCTGCGCCGGAGCGAAGCAGATTGAATTCATCCAAAGCCCCCGGTCTCCTGACCGGGGGCGCTTCGTTTCAGTAGTGCGTCGATCAGCATCGCCATCAGTTTTTGAAACACAGCGCCATCATCCGCCCGCTGCTCCACGATGGCTCTACACTGCACGATCACCGTCACGGGGAGCGCACGCCGTGCAACGCAGCGACACGCAGGATGAACTTCTCCGCCTCGCGCGAGTCTGCGTGCGCACTGACGCGGAATCGACCGTCGTGCGACTCGCCGAATCGAGCGCGTTCATGTCGTTTGTCGCGTGGCTTATCGGCCTGGGCTTATTGGGCTGTCTCGTGTACGTCGGAATCGCCGCCGTGCTGCCCTCGCACCAGGTGCCGTTGCCGTGGGTGGCGATCGAAGTCATCATCGTGATCGGCGTCTCGGTGGCGATGGGCTATCGCCGGCATCTCACCAACGAAAGCGGCGAGTACGATCTCATTATCGATCGCGTGAGCGCGAGCGCATCGCTGCCGCGCTCGTGCGGGCGGGTCGATCGTGTTTTGCTGCCGCTGGCGAGCATCAGTGCGATTGTGCCGGCCGAGGAATTCGCCCGGCACGACACGCCGATGCTGAGTGATGAGACGTTCGGGCCCAAAGTCTACAAGCCGCTGCGTCTGGTCGTCGGCGAGCCGGTGCGCGATTTCGGTCACCGGCAGAACATCTGCTTTGGCGTGGTGATCGTGTGGCGCGATGACGATGGCCGCGAGCGCCTCGAGGCGGTGGCCCGCTGGTACGACCACCCGCGCGCCAATGCTTTTGCTCACTGGCTCAGCATGGAGTGCGGCGTGCCGGTGCCTTGTCGAGAACACAGAGTCGGCAATGCGAGTGTGACTCAGCCGACGCCGAACTCGGCGCGCGAGCCGCGATCGAGCAGACCCCACAGCCCGAAGGCGCCCAGCGGCAGAAACAGCGATGGGAGGTAGATGCCGAAGATGCACAGCCCGGCGATCCAGGCCCAGAACTTGCGCCGCCGAATCCCCCACGCAACAAACTCGATTCCGATGATCAACGCGATGCAGAACACCGACAGCGCCGCGCCGACAACCCCGGCGTATTCGGGATCGTCCTCGAATATCACCTCCGAGAAGCTCCACATCAACCCTGCGAACAGCGCATAGACGGCAGCGCTGATATGCAGGCACACATTCGCCATGGTGAGTTTGTGCGTCATGTTCAGGCGCCTTGCTGCGTGGTGGAGTTGTCGCTGCTGCTCCTGCTCTTGAGGTCGGCCAAGGATAGTCCTTTGCCGCCGCACAGGACTGCCAGCCCACGCGGGCCCGCGCGCGAGTTACTGCCGCGCCCCAAAAGGGGAGCCGCACTCGGGGCACACAGCGCCCGCGCAGGCACGGATGTCATAGTTGCATGCCTCACACCGTCCGCGCCGCGTGCGCAACCATGCTCTTGCGCGAGTTGAGCCGCACACTGCTGCGAACAAGGCGGCGCCATACAGCGCACTGCTCATCAGCAGCGGTACCCACAGCGGTTCGGTTGGAATGATGCGCGGGTAGGGTTGCACACCGTTGAAGAGACCGCCTGATGGATTCATCATGAGATAAGAGTGCATGCGAGGCTTGCTGATCATCAGCACGCGGCTCTCGTCAATGTCCCACCAGTGTTCGGCGAGCACGCGCCACGGCCAGCCTGAAGCAACGGCCCAGTAAAGGCCGGCATCCTCACCGCCCTCGGAATGGCGATGACCTCATCCCAACGCAACGACTCCCAGTTCATGATGACCGCATCCGCGATCCATGAGCGCGCGGAGAAGTACTCCCACCACTGTTCACCGTCCGCCGGGATGCGGAACCGCTCTTGCTTGGAGATCGCGGGCATTCCAAGAAGCGCGCCACCCAGCGCCATCACCAGCGACAGAACGGCGCCGAGGAGAAAGTACGCGGCCAACCGGCAGGCGCGACGATGTGGCCGCCAAGCCGGGATTGATCGAGAGGAGTGGTCGCCCGTGGCGTGCTGCTGCGTGTGCATGTGAGGCGCTCCCGCTCGAGAGTCTAAGCACGCCATCGACACGCCTCGCGAGTGTGGACCGACGCCTCCGCAGATGGTTATCGGACCTACGCCGACCTGCGCGACTGGTTCTGCCTCGGCGCCGGCAGGCGGATGCAGAACGTCGTGCCTTGGCCCGGGGCGCTGTGGAGGTCGATGTCGCCCCCCGCTTCTTCGACGAGGCGTTTGCAGATCGCCAGGCCCAGGCCGTGGCCCCGGCGCGGCGAGGCTACTCCGCCGCCATCGACCGCCTCGCGCGGGCGGCTCTTGAGCGGCGTGAACGCCTGCTCCACCATCTCGCGCGACATGCCGCAGCCGGTGTCGGCGACGATGAGCCGCACCTGGCCTCGGGCCTCGATCTCGGAGTCGAGGCGAAGTTCCCCCCCGCTGCCGCGCATGGCTTCGATGGCGTTGAGGAAGAGATTCAGCAGCACCTGCTGGAGGCAGATCGGCCGTATTCCCGCGCGCAGGCCGCTGGGGATGCGGCGAACGAGCCGGACGCCCGCCTTCTGCGGGTCCTTGGCCATGCACTCGAGCGTGAGATCGACGACGCGATTCACATCGGCATCCGCCAGCTGATCGTCATCACGCAGGAAGCCCAGGATCGCGCTGGCGATGCGGCTCAGTTGCTCGGCGCCATCCACGGTGCGTGTCAGGGCCTTGGTGACCAGTTCGCGGTCATCCGGCGAGGCGATGGCGAGCTGAGAGTAGCTCATGACCGGCGTGAGCAGGTTGTTGAACTCGTGCGCGATCATCCCGGCGAGGATCCCCAGCGTGGCCAGGCGGCTCGTGCGATCGAGATCTGACTCCAGGCGCTGAATCTGCGACTCCATCTCGCGGATCCGGCCAAGGAGCACATCGCGGTCGTGGTCGAGTTTGGCGTCGTAGGGCATTGGGGGCTACCGGTCGGATCTGCACAGACGTTCCGGGCCAAGATCGGCGATTCTGGCAGGGGGCTTAAGCGGCACACCCTCTCGCCGCTGCCGTTGGCCGGTGTTCCACGTGGAACACGAGAAGTGGGCAATGTGGGGAGTGTTCCACGTGGAACATCTTGCCTGCCTCCGCACACCGCGCTAGATTCGATCGGCCCTTCACACTTCCTTTGCGAAAGGACCAGGGATGGTCGATTCCTCTGCCGGCGCCCGGAACCGCAAGCGGCTTGGTCGCGGCCTGGCCAGCCTGATGAGCCAGCCGATCAGCGTGACCGCCGATCATCGTCCAGCCGTGGAGCCCCCGGATCCCGTCCAAGTCGCCGCACCCACCGGCCCGCCCGCGGAGACCGCGCCGGCGGAATCTGACTCGGGGCTGCGCAGCATTGCGGTGGGGGAGATTCAGCCGAACCGCTATCAGCCGCGCAAGCAGATCGACCCCGCGCGGCTCGAATCGCTTGCCGCCTCGATCCGCCAGTCCGGAGTGATGCAGCCGGTTCTCGTGCGGCCTCGAAAGGGGGGAGGCTACGAGCTCATCGCTGGCGAGCGCCGCTGGCGTGCAGCGCAACTCGTTGGCCTGCAAGTACTTCCGGCGCTCGTCCGCAATCTTCCCGACTCGCAGGCCGCCGAATGGGCGATTGTTGAGAACCTGCAGCGCGAAGATCTTGACCCGATCGAGCGCGCCGAATCGTTTCAATCGCTGGTCACTGAATTCGGCCTGACGCACTCTCAAATCGCCGAGCGCATCGGCCTGGACCGCTCCAGCGTCGCTAACACCATACGCCTCAATAACTTAGATGACGACACCAAGGCCGACGTCCGCTCGGGCCGGCTGAGCCAGGGTCATGCCAAGGCGCTGCTGGCCATTGGCGACTCTCAGCGCCGCCGGGCGCTGGCGCTGCGCGTGTTGCGGCAAGGTTGGACGGTGCGCCGGCTCGAGCGCGAGGTCGAATCGCTCGCCGCGGCGCAGGCCGGCTCGCCGCGCGCTTCGGCCAAGTCATCCAAGGCCGCGCACATCACCGAACTCGAAGAGCGCCTCTCCAAGGCGCTGGCGCTGCCGGCGCGCATCGCCTCGCGCTCGCGCACAAGCGGGCAGGTCATCTTCACCTTCCGCACGCTCGAAGAGTTCGAGGCGTTTCTGGCGCGTGCTGAGCGCCGCGGCTGAGTTGGCGCGCCACGCGCGCTTTGTTCGCCGCCCGTTTGGTTGCGTGCGCCAGATAAGGAGGCCGACCGCGGAGCCGCCCCGGTTCGCGCGCGGTGGGTGCGCATTGCATTGGACCTGGCGGAATGCATTTACTAACATTGCCGTCGAATTCCATTTTCTCTGGATTCGATGTAATTCAACTGTGCAATGCCGGACGCTGATGTGTGGTCGCGTCGAAGCGGCAGCGCGTATCGGACTGACATCGATAAAGGCAGCAAATGGCAAAACGCAAACTGAGCGGAATCTCCTCGATCGATCTCCGGCGGGAACTCGATCGGCGCCAGAATCAACTGGGCAAACTCATGGCTCAGCGCGAAAAGATCGCCGCGGAACTGGCGCAACTCGACGCCGAACTCGAAGCCTTCGGCCCTGTCACGGTTCGCCGCGGCCCCGGCCGTCCGCGCGGCAGCAAGAACAAGCGCAAGACGAGCAAGACCGGCAAGACCCACAAGACGGGCAAGCGCGGGCGCAAGGCGCGCGGGACGAATCGCGGCGCTGTGACGCGCTCCGAGAATTCGATGACGCTCACCGAGTCGCTGCAGAAGGTGCTCAAGGGCAAAACCATGGGGGTGACCGAAGTCGCCGCCGCCGTGCAGAAGGCCGGCTACAAAACCAACTCTGAGAACTTCCGCACCATCGTCAACCAGACGCTCATCAAAAATCCGAAGATGTTCAAGAAGGTTTCGCGCGGCCAGTACACCGCCGCCTGATATTCTCGCAACATCACACGCTTTCGGCGCAGCGAATCAGATCGATTCGCTGCCGCCGTTTTTGACCGCCGCATCGGCGTCGGCGGCAAGGCGGCGGAACTCGCGCGGCTGCGTCTCGATGAGCGTCGCTTCCGCAACCTGTTTTGATGACTTCACGCCCAGCGCCTCGAAACGCCGCGCCTGCACGATCGCCTGGCTCTCGAGCGAGCCGACGAAGGCGTTGTACGACCGCATCGCGCGATCAAGCCCGTCGCCGACCTTGCCGGCGTGCTCGCACAGCGTGCACAGGCGCTGGTGCATCTCGCAACCGAGGTTCATGATTTCGCGCGCGTTCTCCGCGAGCGATTCCTGGCGCCAACCGTACGCCACGCTCTTGAGCAGCGCCATGAGCGTCATCGGCGTGGCGATGAGCACGTTGCGCGCCATCGCGTCGTCGAACAGCGTGTGATCGACGCGAACCGCCTCGGCAAAGTGCGATTCGCCCGGCAGGAACATCACCACGAAATCCGGCGCATGATCAAACTGTTCCCAGTAGGCCTTGCCGCCCAGCGAGACGACCTGCTCGCGCACGTGCCGCGCATGGCGCGTGAGCGCCGCTGATCGTGCTTCATCTGTTTCGGCGCCAATCGCATCCTGGTAGGCATCGATGACCGCCTTGGCGTCCACAACGATGCAGCGCCCCTCGGGCAGATGCACGATCATGTCCGGCCGCTGCCGCGCGCCGCCGGCCGCCTCCAGCGAGGGCTGCTCGACATAATCGATGTGCTCGGCCAGGCCCGCGAGTTCGACGATGCGCCGCAACTGAAATTCGCCCCACCGGCCGCGCGTCTGCGATCCCTTGAGCGCGAGCGTGAGTTGCGAGGTCTCGCGGCGGAGCGTCTCGCCCGTCTGTTTCATGTATTCGATCTGCTCGTGAAGGCGCGTGTGCGACGCAGCGCGGTCCTTTTCAATCGCGCCGAGCATCTTCTCGTAGCGCTCGAGCGACTCGCGCATGGGCTTGATCATCTCATCAATCGCCTTGCGCCGCTGGTCGAAGTGCTCGGCGGCGCGGGCGTTGTTGTCTTTGAGAATATCGCTCGATATCGCTTTGAACTGGTCGGTAAGTTGCTGCCGGGCCGCCTGAAGGTCGGCGAGGCGCTGCTGATGGGCCCGTTCGTCGGCGTCCTGGCGGGCTTCAAGGGCGGCGACCCGCTGGCTCGCCTGTGAGAGTTCAACCGCGAGCCGCTCGGCCCGCTCGGCGGCGGCGCGGCGATCCTGCTCGATCCGGTCCAGGGCCGCCTGGCCATGCCGCAGCTCCTCCTGCACCCGCGCCGCGGCCAGCGCCAACCGCGAGCGGCCCACCGCCAGCCACGCGGCGAGGGCCAGAGTGAGCAGAAAGAGCACGAGAAACACAATCGCCAGCGTCTCAGCCATGCAACCAGTGTACCCGAATCGATGGGGGAAGTGGGGGGACTGGTCGTGCAATTCCCGTAACGCGACCGTTCTATTGCGGCTTCCGTTATAATCGACGAATGTCCGCGACCGATCCTGCCTTCGAAATCGGCCCAGACACGCCGCAAGCCATCTGCCCGGTGTGCGGCTATCCGCTCGATCCGCAGGCCACTTCGGGCTGCTGCCCCGAGTGCGGCCTGTCTCTGGACGACATCATCGTGGAAAGTGACGCTCGAGTCACGTTCAGCACATCCGGCCCCCAGATGCTCAATGTCGTCTTCGGCTCGTGCGTCATCGCCACGGGACTGGCCTTTCACTTCGGCTACCTCTCCTCGAACACCGCGTTCGTCCTGACCGTTGCGGCTACCCTCGCGCTGCTCGGCGGCGCACTGGTGTGGCATGTGCGCGACTTCTCGTCGCCGCACGTCATGCACCGCTTCTGGATGCTGGCCGACGGGATCATCATCCACACGCCCAATGGGTGCATCATTCGGCTGCCGTGGTCCGCGCTGCGCTCGGCCGTCAGTTCAGAGCGCGATCCGCAGTCCGGCTCGCTCGCGCACCGGCTGGGACAGTTGTCGATTTCGAACCTGGATCTTTCCCCGCCCGATGCGCACTTCTGCACGCTCCGCTTCTATGCGACGACGTGGCCCACACTGCTGTGTCCGATCAGGATGCTCGTGGTGGTCATCCCGCCTGAGCGCCGCGAGGCGTTCAACACCAAACTGCGGCAGGTGCTGCGGCCCGATGCCGCGGCCGTCGCCGTCGCCTGACGCCACACCTGCGCGCCTGGCGCCGCCTGCATCGCGGTCAGAGCCCTTACAATCCCCGGATGTCCGAGACGATTACCAGCCTGCTGGCGCCTGATGGGCCGATTGCCCGCCGCATCAGCGGATTCGAGGCGCGGCCACAGCAAACTGAGATGGCCCGGGCCGTCGAGCACACGCTCGCGACCCGCGGCCACCTG from Phycisphaerales bacterium encodes:
- the lexA gene encoding transcriptional repressor LexA, translating into MNLTPKQLRILQIIRDRRTRSGYSPTLQEMADELGVSKVTVFEHVEALIRKGALVRDPNKARSLAIRNDSVVPDEGRPMRFPLVGRIAAGYPIEKVENRDELDLEDFFGPRRGQSGAVFALQVEGESMRDEGIWDGDYVLIHRRETARNGERVVAMLPNGETTLKRFYKEHGRIRLQPSNPDFEPIIVSDCQIQGVVIGVIRRYD
- a CDS encoding DUF3568 family protein is translated as MKAALPFAFVGAIALSLAAVLAPGCAALVVGAAAGVGTVAYVNGELDTVVEASLDDTWEATQAAIEDLEFTVTESSKDALAAEQVSRTAEDKKIQIHLNRETDSTTRIRIRVDVFGNEDLSRTILEEIKDQL
- a CDS encoding DUF4230 domain-containing protein; translation: MFTTIVISILSVALGALGAWVLLRRLAGNAAPTVTTHVIAERVRAVGKLIGLEVMSKEIVTQTRGLSWLPPLLLSQARLAMIFCFEKQYFVDLARLRETNVEHLGGKQYRLTLPAIDGSLRLIDVTPYDIQSGKLLGLLDVFRMDAPAQKDLMVRAQDEAQHLYETHARRYEQEARLAVVRQVVGLLQLFDIDVEVRFESGDSPVRAETQPPRSLAAAPA
- a CDS encoding DUF1559 domain-containing protein; this encodes MQNNSHKSIARGFTLVELLVVISIIALLIGLLLPALSRAREASRTATCANNLKQVATAMELYADDYQDLYPRALPLVDPSNADDPAEWKIPWPAEQCPLYWQSGYASMVVPYLGIPVKNPFDYSRLPEQFDDPQSPNLNPSAKITTFFRCPSNKIDRSELEKRKCGYPIDYGLANWASQNRRRDVHQNRHFLASDMTWGLGFVKGSDTSQLNAEADLDGWWLPFIHTGESLNILTPDAAVSSMTKTEFIERFKNLRDEEDPI
- a CDS encoding dockerin type I repeat-containing protein — its product is MTARSTQLLAGSLAAVCFASAAFAAAEGVTRRTVIVEEFTAEWCGPCVGGFYAMERMQDRWGDEVSLLTWSIADRYTHGDATRRQGEVGVNAIPSFLFQGTYFSVGTPSDQTIDTYVRNSQSLPTSGSIIGRWKLKPNSIVRVGLKFQADQNLSNYELRVHVHESNWFVFCSNGLTHYNNHVQQVFYETLPTLQAGEQYTLIKEYDLSNNSWIHDVEQLGVTVFLHDRASNRSVKAGWELGAVHLGDLDGDLNITRADGVLFQQQMGKNSGQQGFNPAADWDGNGTINSIDRQMFLDYVRNGGMR
- a CDS encoding HAMP domain-containing histidine kinase, with the protein product MPYDAKLDHDRDVLLGRIREMESQIQRLESDLDRTSRLATLGILAGMIAHEFNNLLTPVMSYSQLAIASPDDRELVTKALTRTVDGAEQLSRIASAILGFLRDDDQLADADVNRVVDLTLECMAKDPQKAGVRLVRRIPSGLRAGIRPICLQQVLLNLFLNAIEAMRGSGGELRLDSEIEARGQVRLIVADTGCGMSREMVEQAFTPLKSRPREAVDGGGVASPRRGHGLGLAICKRLVEEAGGDIDLHSAPGQGTTFCIRLPAPRQNQSRRSA
- a CDS encoding ParB/RepB/Spo0J family partition protein, producing MVDSSAGARNRKRLGRGLASLMSQPISVTADHRPAVEPPDPVQVAAPTGPPAETAPAESDSGLRSIAVGEIQPNRYQPRKQIDPARLESLAASIRQSGVMQPVLVRPRKGGGYELIAGERRWRAAQLVGLQVLPALVRNLPDSQAAEWAIVENLQREDLDPIERAESFQSLVTEFGLTHSQIAERIGLDRSSVANTIRLNNLDDDTKADVRSGRLSQGHAKALLAIGDSQRRRALALRVLRQGWTVRRLEREVESLAAAQAGSPRASAKSSKAAHITELEERLSKALALPARIASRSRTSGQVIFTFRTLEEFEAFLARAERRG
- the rmuC gene encoding DNA recombination protein RmuC, with protein sequence MAETLAIVFLVLFLLTLALAAWLAVGRSRLALAAARVQEELRHGQAALDRIEQDRRAAAERAERLAVELSQASQRVAALEARQDADERAHQQRLADLQAARQQLTDQFKAISSDILKDNNARAAEHFDQRRKAIDEMIKPMRESLERYEKMLGAIEKDRAASHTRLHEQIEYMKQTGETLRRETSQLTLALKGSQTRGRWGEFQLRRIVELAGLAEHIDYVEQPSLEAAGGARQRPDMIVHLPEGRCIVVDAKAVIDAYQDAIGAETDEARSAALTRHARHVREQVVSLGGKAYWEQFDHAPDFVVMFLPGESHFAEAVRVDHTLFDDAMARNVLIATPMTLMALLKSVAYGWRQESLAENAREIMNLGCEMHQRLCTLCEHAGKVGDGLDRAMRSYNAFVGSLESQAIVQARRFEALGVKSSKQVAEATLIETQPREFRRLAADADAAVKNGGSESI